The genomic segment GGCGGTGTGTCTGGCTCTGTTTATTGTATTGTTTTCTGGTTTTTTATTGGTGCGCACAGAAGCTTCAGTGAATCATGTTGCGCCAGCGGCTGCTGGAGAGCAGACAGTAGTGGTTGCGCAAGGCGATACATTATGGGAGCTTGCACGTAAATACTCGGACAGTTCGGATGATATACGCTGGTCCGTTTATCAAATTCGGGAACGCAACCAGCTGTCGTCGCCAGATATATGGCCTGGGCAGAAGCTGGTCATTCCTTCTCCGTAGCTTCATTAAGAAGCATGCCTCTATAATATACGCAAGCTGTTTGCATGACGGAAATCATGTAGCTGTCCTTCGGAACTTTTGAAGCGTGAATACTCGACCTAAATACAGAATAGATCGGAACAATGATAGCATTATCGTTGTACGATCTATTCTGTATTTAATTATAGCCCCGTTTTCTTGACAACTGCGTATTGGTAATGTCAAAGTAGAAAGAGTTTGGGAAAAGTACAGCAAGTGAGGTGAGCAATCAATGGAAGAGCTTATTGCCAGAATTAATGAATTATCCCGTAAAAATAAAACAGTCGGTTTGACGCCCGAGGAACTGACGGAACGGGCTGAACTGCGCAGTAAATATATGGAGCAGTTTAAAAGCAATTTTCGCCAACAGCTTGATACGATTAAATTCGTAGAAGATGAAGAGAGCGAAGCGGGAGACGAGAAGCCACAGCATTAATTATTTTAATGGGAGAGGCGGTCATCATTTTATGAAATACCAACTGCTTGGACGTAGTGGACTAGCTGTTTCTGAACTTTGTCTTGGAACGATGACATTTGGCAATACAACGAATGAGCAGGATTCGCTTGAGATGATCAATCGTTTTGTGGAGTGCGGCGGCAATTTTCTCGATACAGCGAACGTTTATGTAAGCGGACGCTCTGAAGAGATCGTCGGAAAAGCGATTCAAGGCCGTCGTTCTGAGATGGTCGTTGCTACGAAAGTTAGGATGACAACATCTTCTGATATTAATGGAGTAGGGCTGTCCCGCAAGCATATTATGGACGGCGTGGAAGCGAGCCTCAAGCGACTGCAAACCGATTACATTGACTTGTATCAGGTTCATTTATGGGATCATGCTACGCCGATTGAAGAGACGCTGCGGACGCTCGATGATCTTGTCACATCAGGCAAGGTGCGTTATATCGGCTGTTCTAACTTTTTTGCATGGCAGCTTATGAAATCTTTGGCTTGGAGCGATGCTAATCGGTATGTGCGCTTTGTTTCGCTGCAGCCTCAATATAGTCTCGTCAGCCGCCAGATGGATCGTGAAATGATGTCGCTTTGCTTAGAAGAAAACGTTGGTGTTATTCCATGGGCTCCGCTTGGCGGCGGTTTTCTGACAGGCAGGTATGATCGCACAGAGCCGACAGAGGGCAGATTGACAAGCAAAGTAGGCGAAAGTGCTTGGGCAAACCGGGCAAATGAGCAGAACTTTGCTGTTTTGGATGCTGTAATAGCAGCTGCCAAGGAGCTTGATAAAACACCTGCTCAAGTTTCACTGAATTGGCTGCTGCAAAGGGAAGGAATCACATCCCCAATCTTTGGAGCTAGCACGCTTGCGCAATATGAGGATAATATGGGAGCTGTCGGCTGGACGATGCCTGAAGAGATATGGAATCGTCTGGACGAGGTCAGCGCGCTTGCCGAAGACTATCCGAATCGTTTTATTGCAAAATTCAAACGCCCGTTTTAACGAATTACGATGAAACCTGGAGATATACGGTGTCAGCCTGCATCACTTGTCAGACTTGATTTATTAAGCGTGATTTTGTGTTGCAGCATAATAAGGAGGAACGACTTTGTCACGTACATGGGAGCGCAAGGTGCGCCGAAACACGAATCAAATTAACAAAAATCGCAAAAAACAAGGCGGCCCAAGCTTTAAGCCAGCTGGACCCCAATCCGATCGTTTTGTTGGCCGCAGCTATATTGCGCCGATTTTGCTCCTGCTGTTTATTGCCATGTACGTTATACTTGCCCAAATGGACCCGCAATTTAAATTCGATACCTTGCTAGGTGTGACAATTGGCTGCTATGTATTTCTGGCAATTGTATTTTTCCTGCGGCGCCCGTATATTACAATCGGTAAAAACTATGTTCAAACGCGCAAGATGACTGGCGACAAGCGTCTAGGTGCAGAAGCGATCAAGACGATTCGCGTACAGCCTGGCTATGTGTCGATTGAACCGCAAAAAGGATCGACATGGGCTTTTTCGCGAGTATTTCATCGTTATCCAACGGATGAAATCAGCGCAAGGTTAGAGCAATTTGCCAAAGAAAACGGCATAACATACGAACAAAAATAAAACGACCAGGAGCGTCAGTGAACAATGGCAAAGCTAGCGGTATTATTTGATTTGGATGACACACTGCTATGGGATGACCGTAGTGTAAAAGAAGCATTTGATGCGACCTGTCAAGCAGGTGCGGAAGCAGCGGGCGTAGATGCGGTAGAGCTGGAGGAAGCTGTTCGCAAGGAAGCTCGCAGCTTATATGAATCGTATGAAACATTCCCTTTCACGAAAATGATCGGAATAAATCCTTTCGAAGGCCTATGGGCTAACTTCCGTGAGGGAGAGCAGGAGGAGTTCAGAAAGCTGGAGCAGCTTGCACCCGCTTATCGTCGTGAAGCATGGACGAAAGGGCTAAAAGCGCTGGGAGTAGACAATCAAGAGCTTGGCGCCAGACTGGCCGAGCAGTTTCCAGCAGAGCGCAGAGCGCGCCCGATTGTATATGATGAAACGTTTCGATTGCTAGATGCGCTAAAAGGCAAGTATAAGCTGCTGCTGCTAACGAACGGCTCACCGGATTTGCAGCAGGAGAAGCTTACAGGCGTTCCACAGCTTGCGCCTTATTTTGACCACATCATTATTTCTGGCGCTTTCGGAGAAGGCAAGCCGGCCGCTTCGATTTTCCGCCATGCGCTGGAACGCCTTGGTATTGAACCGGAGCAGGGCATAATGGTTGGGGACAAACTGACAACGGATATTTTAGGTGCAAATACCATTGGTATGGATTCGGTATGGATTAATCGCCATGGCGCTGTTCGGTCGGATGAAATTGTGCCTACATATGAAATTAAGCATTTAGAGGAATTGCTGCCGCTGCTGGGATAGTCGCGCGTATACTCGCGCCATTACTGCTGCAAAAGCATAAGAAGAAGCCCCTTGGTCCATTGGAAATGGCTCAAGGGGCTTCTCTGTATAATGACGCAAATCAATGAAGGAACGATCAAGCTTTAGTGAAAGCAGGGTCTTCGAACGGGTGGGCAATCCAGCCTTCAGTTTCAATAAACAGGCGAACAGCAACGATTTGACGGTTGTCCATCAACGTGAAGAAGTGAGGAATTGTTTCTGGAACCGAAATAACGTCTCCCGCTTCCAGCTCAACGTCGAAATAACCGACTTCTTCGCTGCCTTTAATAATAAAGATGCCGCGTCCGGCTGTAATCGCCCGCACTTCATCTTCCGTGTGCGTATGCACTTGCTCAAAACGTTTTAGAATATCATCAAGACCTGGGGTAGCATCTGAAAGGGCAACGATATCCCATGTTTTGTAACCGCGACGTTCGGCAAGCTCGCGAATTTCAACATCGTAAGTAGCGAGAATTTCCGCTTTCTCTTCATCGGATAATACAAATTTATCTTGCAGATGGCCTGGCAACTTGCTAGCATCCCAGTGTTCATAAAGCACTTCTTGGCTTTCTAAAAACGCGCGAACGTTCTGCTCGCCAGATATTCTTTCCTCAGTATTGCGAATTCTAATCTCAGCCATCACAATTCCCTCTTTTCCTATTGAAATTAAATGTTATATTAAATATATAATGATTATAATGCAAAAACAAGCGATTGTCGATTGCAATTGCTTTTCACATTGCGTCGATTCTGTTAAACTGAACTTTAGTGATTTTCACAGGAAGGGTGCACATAATTGTCGAAACCAACCATACAAGAAATGATGCAAAAGCGGATATTGATTTTGGACGGCGCAATGGGAACGATGATTCAGCAAGCCGATCTTACCGAGGATGATTTTGGCGGTGAGGATATGGATGGCTGTAATGAAATACTCGTGTTGACGCGTCCTGATGTCATCCGTACTATACATGAACAATATTTAGAGGCAGGCACGGACATTTTGGAAACGAATACGTTCGGAGCAACGAGCGTCGTGCTGGCTGAATACGATATACCGGAGAAGGCGCGCGAAATCAACCTGGCAGCGGCGAAAATTGCTCGTGAAGCGGCGGATAAATATTCGACGCCGGAGCATCCGCGTTATGTGGCAGGAGCGCTTGGACCGACGACGAAGACGCTTTCTGTAACAGGCGGGGTTACTTTTGAAGAGCTTGTCGACAGCTACTACGAGCAGGTCATTGCGCTCATGGAAGCAGATGTAGATGCGCTGCTTCTGGAAACCTCCCAGGATACACTTAATGTAAAAGCGGGCAGCATCGGCATTCGCAATGCGTTTGTGACGATGGGCCGTGAGCTTCCGATTATGATTTCGGGAACGATTGAGCCTATGGGAACGACGCTGGCGGGCCAAAGCATTGAATCGTTTTATATTTCACTGGAGCATTTGAAGCCAATATCCATGGGGCTAAACTGTGCGACGGGTCCTGAGTTTATGCGTGACCATATTCGTACGCTTAGCGAAATTGCCAATTCGGCAGTAAGCTGTTATCCGAACGCGGGCTTGCCGGATGAGAACGGTAATTATCATGAGTCGCCGGAATCGCTAGCGAAAAAAATGTCTGCTTTTGCC from the Paenibacillus sp. BIHB 4019 genome contains:
- a CDS encoding LysM peptidoglycan-binding domain-containing protein, whose amino-acid sequence is MIIYPESYQSIFSEKAPVKAAKMKWQISMAGFSSYALKLAVCLALFIVLFSGFLLVRTEASVNHVAPAAAGEQTVVVAQGDTLWELARKYSDSSDDIRWSVYQIRERNQLSSPDIWPGQKLVIPSP
- a CDS encoding aldo/keto reductase, coding for MKYQLLGRSGLAVSELCLGTMTFGNTTNEQDSLEMINRFVECGGNFLDTANVYVSGRSEEIVGKAIQGRRSEMVVATKVRMTTSSDINGVGLSRKHIMDGVEASLKRLQTDYIDLYQVHLWDHATPIEETLRTLDDLVTSGKVRYIGCSNFFAWQLMKSLAWSDANRYVRFVSLQPQYSLVSRQMDREMMSLCLEENVGVIPWAPLGGGFLTGRYDRTEPTEGRLTSKVGESAWANRANEQNFAVLDAVIAAAKELDKTPAQVSLNWLLQREGITSPIFGASTLAQYEDNMGAVGWTMPEEIWNRLDEVSALAEDYPNRFIAKFKRPF
- a CDS encoding acireductone dioxygenase, which translates into the protein MAEIRIRNTEERISGEQNVRAFLESQEVLYEHWDASKLPGHLQDKFVLSDEEKAEILATYDVEIRELAERRGYKTWDIVALSDATPGLDDILKRFEQVHTHTEDEVRAITAGRGIFIIKGSEEVGYFDVELEAGDVISVPETIPHFFTLMDNRQIVAVRLFIETEGWIAHPFEDPAFTKA
- a CDS encoding HAD family hydrolase, with protein sequence MAKLAVLFDLDDTLLWDDRSVKEAFDATCQAGAEAAGVDAVELEEAVRKEARSLYESYETFPFTKMIGINPFEGLWANFREGEQEEFRKLEQLAPAYRREAWTKGLKALGVDNQELGARLAEQFPAERRARPIVYDETFRLLDALKGKYKLLLLTNGSPDLQQEKLTGVPQLAPYFDHIIISGAFGEGKPAASIFRHALERLGIEPEQGIMVGDKLTTDILGANTIGMDSVWINRHGAVRSDEIVPTYEIKHLEELLPLLG
- a CDS encoding DUF896 domain-containing protein, with protein sequence MEELIARINELSRKNKTVGLTPEELTERAELRSKYMEQFKSNFRQQLDTIKFVEDEESEAGDEKPQH